A genomic region of Pyrus communis chromosome 14, drPyrComm1.1, whole genome shotgun sequence contains the following coding sequences:
- the LOC137714223 gene encoding COP9 signalosome complex subunit 6-like gives MCVCVSKTVEAERISVDHVAHLKPSDEGSAATQLAAHLTGIHSAIKMLNSRIRVLHHYLLAMQKGDIPCENSLLQQVSSLLRRLPAIESGKFQDDFLMEYNDTLLITYLAVLTNC, from the exons atgtgtgtgtgtgtttcaaAGACAGTGGAAGCTGAGCGCATTTCAGTTGATCATGTTGCCCATCTTAAACCATCTGATGAAGGTTCAGCAGCGACTCAAT TGGCTGCTCATCTTACAGGAATCCACAGTGCTATCAAGATGCTAAATAGCAGAATTAGAGTGCTTCATCACTATCTTCTTGCTATGCAGAAAG GTGACATACCTTGTGAAAATTCGCTGCTACAACAAGTATCAAGTCTTTTGAGAAGGTTGCCTGCCATAGAGTCGGGGAAATTTCAAGATGACTTCTTGATG gAATACAATGACACTTTGTTGATTACATATTTGGCTGTGCTGACCAACTGCTGA
- the LOC137715640 gene encoding putative disease resistance protein RGA3, with product MADALISTLLEKLASMTYEYVAEEVKLVLNVEKEVKEFARNLKAIRAVLEDAEQKQVKEASVRDWLDNLKEISSDMVDVLDDWNGEILRQQVEKQEREGTSAVVAKKKVRFPIVPRCFCCGHVGRVIPRHKIAQEIKDLNERLTVIYKQREMYNFQLIEIAIQKPQTPQTSSFVDESKIFGREEEKGSLVSKLVSDEEGRGLLIIPILGMGGMGKTTLAQQAYNDAAVKAYFHKRIWVCVSDPFDVIKIAKAITSDESISSNNLEHALQCMTSFIKGKKFLLVLDDVWTEDNTQWDQLKVPLMQNSAEGSRILVTTRKERVASKVRSTNFMINLGVLSEPHCLSIFKHMAFRNREADEDGVFGDISRKIVKKCKGLPLVAKTMGSLMCDKKTMKEWKDVLDSNIWDWKEVEEEVFRPLLLSYYDLTPVDKCCLLYCGIFPKDYELERDILINLWMAQDYLDSERNKDKGIIGNIVFDNLAVRSFFQDFEKDDDSGKIIGCKMHDIVHDFVHFLTKKECLITNANQGANSEIEALGGKLRHLTLTFVPDSSDSLPTSCYNCKKLRTLAVFASPACIDACFVLQLKCLRTLNLIGSSAEELPEEIGQLVHLRHLDLSENFYLRKLPDSICNLYNLYTLVIRDCTSLSNLPRNMSKLINLRHLYVMESDLEYLPKGIGRLTSLQTLDECCVFFGRNDEAFKFGDLRSLNNLRGSLRILLMGDMIDVSEVVELQLVDKKQIFNLQIQFDTRALPTREGSLQILNALQPQEDLESLGINFVEAPTWPRWLTNLNMLRFLTLGYCINWKTVPPLGKLRFLERLTLSEMRLIKKVGGEFLGLEDDQAAFKSSSSIFPKLKDLWFEGMWTWKEWEGVRGWKKEDSKFPTIMPCLSSLTLGLCNELEILPDFLCKIPIQNLTIRGCSKLIRRCTEASGEEWPKISHIPNIIR from the coding sequence ATGGCTGATGCCCTTATCTCCACGCTACTAGAAAAGTTAGCTTCAATGACTTATGAATACGTAGCCGAAGAGGTGAAACTTGTTTTGAACGTTGAGAAAGAAGTTAAAGAATTTGCTCGCAATCTAAAAGCAATTCGGGCTGTGCTTGAGGATGCAGAGCAAAAGCAAGTGAAAGAGGCCAGCGTGAGAGACTGGTTGGATAATCTCAAGGAAATATCCTCCGACATGGTAGATGTGCTGGATGACTGGAACGGTGAGATTTTGAGACAACAAGTTGAGAAGCAAGAAAGGGAAGGCACAAGTGCTGTTGTTGCTAAGAAAAAGGTACGTTTCCCTATTGTCCCCCGCTGCTTTTGTTGTGGCCATGTTGGGCGGGTAATTCCTCGTCATAAAATTGCTCAGGAGATTAAGGATCTGAATGAGAGGTTAACTGTGATCTATAAGCAAAGAGAAATGTATAATTTTCAACTTATAGAAATAGCCATTCAAAAACCTCAAACCCCTCAAACCTCGTCTTTTGTCGATGAATCTAAGATATTTGGccgagaagaagaaaagggtaGTTTGGTAAGTAAGTTGGTGAGTGACGAAGAAGGGAGGGGGCTCCTCATCATTCCTATTCTAGGGATGGGGGGAATGGGAAAGACAACTTTAGCCCAACAAGCCTATAATGATGCCGCTGTCAAAGCCTATTTTCACAAAAGAATATGGGTTTGTGTGTCAGACCCTTTTGATGTGATCAAGATTGCAAAAGCCATTACTAGTGATGAGTCCATAAGTTCAAATAACTTGGAACATGCCTTACAATGTATGACTAGCTTTATTAAGGGAAAAAAGTTTCTCTTAGTATTGGATGATGTGTGGACTGAAGACAATACACAGTGGGACCAGTTAAAGGTACCATTGATGCAAAATAGTGCTGAAGGCAGTAGAATATTGGTCAccacaagaaaagaaagggtTGCTAGTAAGGTGAGATCAACCAATTTCATGATAAATCTTGGAGTGTTGAGTGAACCACATTGTTTGTCAATCTTCAAACACATGGCATTTCGTAATAGGGAAGCAGATGAGGATGGGGTGTTTGGAGATATTAGTAGGAAAATTGTAAAGAAGTGTAAGGGTTTGCCTCTTGTTGCAAAGACTATGGGTAGTCTCATGTGTGATAAGAAAACAATGAAGGAATGGAAAGATGTTTTGGATAGTAATATATGGGATTGGAaagaagtggaggaagaagTTTTCCGACCATTGCTTCTAAGTTATTATGATTTGACCCCTGTAGATAAATGTTGCCTTTTATATTGTGGAATTTTTCCCAAAGATTATGAGTTAGAGAGGGATATATTGATAAATCTTTGGATGGCACAAGATTATCTTGATTCGGAACGGAATAAAGATAAGGGCATAATTGGCAATATTGTTTTTGATAACTTAGCTGTACGGTCGTTTTTTCAAGATTTTGAGAAAGATGATGATAGTGGTAAGATTATAGGTTGCAAAATGCATGATATTGTACATGACTTTGTGCACTTTCTCACCAAGAAGGAATGTTTGATTACGAATGCTAATCAAGGTGCTAACAGTGAGATAGAGGCATTGGGCGGCAAGCTTCGCCATTTAACCTTAACATTTGTTCCCGACAGTTCAGATTCACTTCCTACCTCATGTTACAATTGCAAAAAACTACGTACCCTCGCAGTTTTTGCATCACCGGCATGCATAGAcgcatgttttgttttgcaattGAAATGTCTTAGGACATTAAATTTGATCGGTAGTTCCGCTGAAGAACTCCCAGAGGAGATTGGTCAATTGGTACATTTGAGGCATCTTGATTTGTCTGAGAATTTTTATTTGAGGAAATTACCGGACTCTATTTGTAATTTATACAATTTGTATACCTTGGTCATTCGGGATTGCACTTCACTTTCAAATTTGCCTCGTAACATGAGCAAGTTGATTAATTTAAGGCATCTATATGTGATGGAATCTGATCTGGAGTACTTGCCAAAAGGGATAGGGAGATTAACAAGTTTGCAAACACTAGATGAGTGTTGTGTTTTTTTTGGTCGCAATGACGAAGCATTCAAATTTGGGGATCTGAGAAGCTTGAACAACCTTCGGGGCAGTCTCAGAATATTACTTATGGGGGATATGATTGATGTAAGCGAGGTTGTGGAACTACAATTGGTtgacaaaaaacaaatttttaatctcCAAATTCAATTTGATACACGGGCTCTGCCCACTCGAGAGGGTAGTCTTCAAATACTGAATGCCTTGCAACCGCAAGAAGATCTGGAATCTTTAGGCATCAATTTTGTTGAGGCTCCCACCTGGCCGAGATGGTTGACGAATTTAAACATGTTGAGATTCCTTACTCTTGGTTATTGTATAAATTGGAAAACTGTGCCTCCTCTTGGTAAATTGCGCTTCCTTGAAAGACTGACGCTATCGGAGATGAGGCTCATAAAAAAGGTTGGTGGTGAATTTTTGGGACTAGAAGATGACCAAGCAGCATTCAAATCATCCTCCTCGATATTCCCAAAACTGAAAGACCTCTGGTTTGAGGGGATGTGGACTTGGAAAGAGTGGGAAGGCGTGAGAGGGTGGAAGAAAGAGGATTCTAAATTTCCTACAATCATGCCTTGTCTTTCTTCCTTGACTCTTGGGTTGTGCAACGAGCTAGAAATACTGCCAGACTTCCTCTGCAAAATACCAATTCAGAATCTTACCATCAGGGGATGTTCGAAACTTATCCGTCGTTGTACAGAAGCCAGTGGAGAGGAGTGGCCTAAAATTTCTCACATCCCAAACATCATCCGGTAA
- the LOC137715642 gene encoding uncharacterized protein, which translates to MRPSKALLTKKPMMRLNRIGIRDRRVPVVDGGPRSQLRHRDLILSANIRAFHARIRFGLEENLKPRKSWVSGRRCNVDIHGKHRNRECFSQFRETEMSRSTFEGYSCCIISWIFHFKKQLLLDYSFQKQLCCGWPSKIVEAERISVDHVAHLKPSDGGSAATQLAAHLTGIHSAIKMLNSRIRVLHHYLLAMQKGDIPCENSLLQQVSSLLRRLPALESGKFQDDFLMEYNDTLLITYLAVLTNCSSTTNELVDKFNTAYDRHSRRGGRTAYF; encoded by the exons ATGAGGCCGAGTAAAGCATTGCTGACGAAGAAGCCTATGATGCGGCTGAATCGAATCGGAATTCGAGATCGTCGCGTCCCGGTGGTTGATGGTGGACCGAGGTCACAGTTGAGGCATCGAGACTTAATCCTTTCAGCCAACATCCGAGCTTTTCATGCACGAATCCGTTTCGGATTGGAAGAAAATTTAAAACCCAGAAAAAGTTGGGTTTCCGG CCGGAGATGCAACGTCGATATCCATGGGAAACACCGAAACAGGGAGTGCTTCAGCCAATTCAGGGAAACTGAGATGAGCAGAAGCACCTTCGAGGGCTACAGTTGCTGTATCATAAGCTGGATTTTCCATTTCAAG AAGCAACTATTGCTCGACTATTCCTTTCAAAAGCAACTATGTTGTGGTTGGCCATCAAAG ATAGTGGAAGCTGAGCGCATTTCAGTTGATCATGTTGCCCATCTTAAACCATCTGATGGAGGTTCGGCAGCAACTCAAT TGGCTGCTCATCTTACAGGAATCCACAGTGCTATCAAGATGCTAAATAGCAGAATTAGAGTGCTTCATCACTATCTTCTTGCTATGCAGAAAG GTGACATACCTTGTGAAAATTCGCTGCTACAACAAGTATCAAGTCTTTTGAGAAGGTTGCCTGCCCTAGAATCGGGGAAATTTCAAGATGACTTCTTGATG gAATACAATGACACTTTGTTGATTACATATTTGGCTGTGCTGACCAACTGCTCAAG TACAACGAATGAGCTAGTCGACAAGTTCAACACCGCATATGATAGGCACAGTCGAAGAGGTGGACGGACTGCTTATTTCTGA
- the LOC137716426 gene encoding uncharacterized protein, which yields MLLSVPFFMLFFHSKKAVLPSFAYAPLIAPPSSFAFLLFVSLCTALPTRPHPCAFSLDFLPAIHVLLIQERKKDGKSGIFHLLPRISRSLSSSGPLPSGRKFKPRKAWFSGNRQSCRNLGFPDFIGYFIHFSIRSGSVFYPRNLACSGPAWVYDQETLLFVFGLWCIDFEALCAQGGNRRSFSRANGTRRIAFQIGRNTRPLSLLQKMGALDLKKVVTGTRGGFSSFAIGYMGCFLFIG from the exons ATGCTTCTTTCTGTGCcattttttatgcttttttttcacagtaaAAAGGCGGTTTTGCCCTCATTTGCCTACGCGCCCCTCATTGCTCCGCCTTCTTCGTTCGCTTTTCTGCTTTTTGTTTCTCTGTGCACAGCGTTGCCCACGCGTCCTCATCCGTGTGCCTTTTCGTTGGATTTTCTTCCTGCTATACACGTGTTGCTCATCCAAGAACGGAAGAAAGATGGAAAATCAGGGATCTTCCATTTGCTTCCACGGATTTCTCGATCTCTCTCGAGCTCAG GTCCGTTGCCTTCGGGAAGAAAGTTTAAACCTAGAAAAGCATGGTTTTCAGGAAATCGTCAATCCTGCAGAAACCTTGGGTTTCCTG ATTTCATCGGCTATTTCATCCATTTTTCGATTCGATCAGGATCGGTTTTTTACCCACGAAATCTAGCATGTTCTG GTCCAGCTTGGGTGTATGATCAGGAGACCTTGCTGTTTGTTTTTGGGCTTTGGTGTATAGACTTCGAAGCCCTTTGTGCACAAG GTGGTAATCGAAGAAGTTTTTCAAGGGCCAATGGGACAAGGAGGATTGCATTTCAGATTGGCAGAAATACAAGGCCTCTCTCTCT GCTGCAGAAGATGGGGGCCTTGGATTTAAAGAAGGTGGTGACAGGCACCAGGGGTGGCTTCTCATCATTTGCAATTGGTTACATGGGGTGTTTTCTATTTATTGGCTAA
- the LOC137715561 gene encoding putative disease resistance protein RGA3 produces MADALISTLLEKLASMTYEYVAEEVKLVLNVEKEVKEFARNLKAIRAVLEDAEQEQVKEANVRDWLDNLKEISSDMVDVLDDWNGEILRQVEKQEREGTSAVVAKKKVRFPIVPRCFSCCHVRRVIPLHKIAQEIKDLNERLTVIYKQREMYNFQLIEKAIQKPQTPQTSSFVDESKIFGREEEKGSLVSKLVSDEEGRGLLIIPILGMGGMGKTTLAQQAYNDAAVKAHFQKRIWVCVSDPFDMIKIAKAITSDESISSNELDYVLQLMSRSIEEEKFLLVLDDVWTEDNTQWNQLKVPLMQNSAEGSRILVTTRKERVASMVRSTNFMINLRVLSEPHCLSIFKHMAFRNREADEDGVFGDISREIVKKCKGLPLAAKTLGSLMHDKKTMKEWKDVLNSKIWDWNEVEEEVFQPLLLSYYDLTPVDKCCLLYCGIFPKDYELERDILINLWMAQDYLDSERNKDKGIIGNIVFDNLVARSFFQDFEKDDDSGKILGCKMHDIVHDFVHFLTKKECLITNANQGANSEIEALGGKLRHLTLTYVPDSSYSLPTSCYNFKKLRTLAVFASRACIDARFVLQLKCLRTLNLIGSSAEELPKEIGQLVHLRHLDLSENFYLRKLPDSICNLYNLYTLVIRDCTSLSNLPRNMSKLINLRHLYVMESDLEYLPKGIGRLTSLQTLDECCVFFGHNDEAFKFGDLRSLNNLRGSLRILLMGDMIDVSEVVELQLFDKKQIFNLQIQFDRWPPLATTPEGSLQILNALQPQEDLESLDINGVVAPTWPRWLTDLNMLRFLTLGHCVNWKIVPPLGKLPFLERLKLSEMRLIEKVGGEFLGLEDDQAAFKSSSSIFPKLKDLCFAWMSDWKEWEGVRGWKKEDSKFPTIMPCLFSLTIEWCEELETLPDFLCKIPIQNLTIRRCPKLIPRCTEASGEEWPKISHIPNIIRSESYY; encoded by the exons TTGAGACAAGTTGAGAAGCAAGAAAGGGAAGGCACAAGTGCTGTTGTTGCTAAGAAAAAGGTACGTTTCCCTATTGTCCCCCGCTGCTTTTCTTGTTGTCATGTTCGGCGGGTAATTCCTCTTCATAAAATTGCTCAGGAGATTAAGGATCTGAATGAGAGGTTAACTGTGATCTATAAGCAAAGAGAAATGTATAATTTTCAACTTATAGAAAAAGCCATTCAAAAACCTCAAACCCCTCAAACCTCGTCTTTTGTTGATGAATCTAAGATATTTGGccgagaagaagaaaagggtaGTTTGGTAAGTAAGTTGGTGAGTGACGAAGAAGGGAGGGGGCTCCTCATCATTCCTATTCTAGGGATGGGGGGAATGGGAAAGACAACTTTAGCCCAACAAGCCTATAATGATGCCGCTGTCAAAGCCCATTTTCAAAAAAGAATATGGGTTTGTGTGTCAGACCCTTTTGATATGATCAAGATTGCAAAAGCCATTACTAGTGATGAGTCCATAAGTTCAAATGAGTTGGATTATGTCTTACAACTTATGTCTAGATCTATTGAGGAAGAAAAGTTTCTCTTGGTATTGGATGATGTGTGGACTGAAGACAATACACAGTGGAACCAGTTAAAGGTGCCACTGATGCAAAATAGTGCTGAAGGCAGTAGAATATTGGTCAccacaagaaaagaaagggtTGCTAGTATGGTGAGATCAACCAATTTCATGATAAATCTTCGAGTGTTGAGTGAACCACATTGTTTGTCAATCTTCAAACACATGGCATTTCGTAATAGGGAAGCAGATGAGGATGGGGTGTTTGGAGATATTAGTAGGGAAATTGTAAAGAAGTGTAAGGGTTTGCCTCTTGCTGCAAAAACTTTGGGTAGTCTCATGCATGATAAGAAAACAATGAAGGAATGGAAAGATGTTTTGAATAGTAAGATATGGGATTGGAACGAAGTGGAGGAAGAAGTTTTCCAACCACTGCTTCTAAGTTATTATGATTTGACCCCTGTAGATAAATGTTGCCTTTTATATTGTGGAATTTTTCCCAAAGATTATGAGTTAGAGAGGGATATATTGATAAATCTTTGGATGGCACAAGATTATCTTGATTCGGAACGGAATAAAGATAAGGGCATAATTGGCAATATTGTTTTTGATAACTTAGTTGCACGGTCGTTTTTTCAAGATTTTGAGAAAGATGATGATAGTGGTAAGATTCTAGGTTGCAAAATGCATGATATTGTACATGACTTTGTGCACTTTCTCACCAAGAAGGAATGTTTGATTACGAATGCTAATCAAGGTGCTAACAGTGAGATAGAGGCATTGGGCGGCAAGCTTCGCCATTTAACCTTAACATATGTTCCCGACAGTTCATATTCACTTCCTACCTCATGTTACAATTTCAAAAAACTACGTACCCTCGCAGTTTTTGCATCACGGGCATGCATAGACGCACGTTTTGTTTTGCAATTGAAATGTCTTAGGACATTAAATTTGATCGGTAGTTCCGCTGAAGAACTCCCAAAGGAGATTGGTCAATTGGTACATTTGAGGCATCTTGATTTGTCTGAGAATTTTTATTTGAGGAAATTACCAGACTCTATTTGTAATTTATACAATTTGTATACCTTGGTCATTCGGGATTGCACTTCACTTTCAAATTTGCCTCGTAACATGAGCAAGTTGATTAATTTAAGGCATCTTTATGTGATGGAATCTGATCTGGAGTACTTGCCAAAAGGGATAGGGAGATTAACAAGTTTGCAAACACTAGATGAGTGTTGTGTTTTTTTTGGTCACAATGACGAAGCATTCAAATTTGGGGATCTGAGAAGCTTGAACAACCTTCGGGGCAGTCTCAGAATATTACTTATGGGGGATATGATTGATGTAAGCGAGGTTGTGGAACTAcaattgtttgacaaaaaacaaatttttaatctcCAAATTCAATTTGATCGGTGGCCTCCGCTCGCTACGACTCCAGAGGGTAGTCTTCAAATATTGAATGCCTTACAACCGCAAGAAGATCTGGAATCTTTAGACATCAATGGGGTTGTGGCTCCCACCTGGCCGAGATGGTTGACGGATTTGAACATGTTGAGATTCCTTACTCTTGGTCATTGTGTAAATTGGAAAATTGTGCCTCCTCTTGGTAAATTGCCCTTCCTTGAAAGACTGAAGCTATCGGAGATGAGGCTCATAGAAAAGGTTGGTGGCGAATTTTTGGGACTAGAAGACGACCAAGCAGCATTCAAGTCATCCTCCTCGATATTCCCAAAACTGAAAGACCTCTGCTTTGCGTGGATGTCGGATTGGAAAGAGTGGGAAGGCGTGAGAGGGTGGAAGAAAGAGGATTCTAAATTTCCTACAATCATGCCTTGTCTTTTTTCCTTGACTATTGAGTGGTGCGAAGAGCTAGAAACACTGCCAGATTTCCTCTGCAAAATACCAATTCAGAATCTTACCATCAGGAGATGTCCGAAACTTATCCCTCGTTGCACAGAAGCCAGTGGAGAGGAGTGGCCTAAAATTTCTCACATCCCAAACATCATCCG CTCCGAATCTTATTACTAG